In Chlorobiota bacterium, the sequence GATCATCCCCGCAGGCACATCCGCTGGTATGTCAATGCTGATACCCGCAACGGCTTGCTTTTCCACCGATCCCAGCAATCTCCCTTCGCGGTCGTAGAAGGACACGGTCACCGGTAGCGTAACAGGTGTCGTGGGATCCTTGATCTTTTTTGGATCAGGGCTGAACACTACTCGTACCGTGCAAGCACCAATGGATCGCGGCCAATCTCGTGGCTTCACTCCCAACCCCAACCCTTCCGATTCTGATGGGGTATAGGAAACCACGTTGCCTTTCGATTGCACTTTCAGCCACGGCGGGCATGTATCTGTGCTGTTCCCTGTGCTATCCTTGGTGCTATCAGGGGGTGGGGCGGAGACTGCCAGAATCTTTGCCTCTTCATCACCCAGCGCAATACTCATCGAAGCGGCACTATCTGGGGGCGTAATGCCAAGCTCAAAGATGCGTGGATTCAATGCCCGAATATCACCTCTAACTTGGACTATCGTATCGCTGTACCGTATGCGGCGTGGCGGCTGCCACAGATACTCAATCTCGCAGCTATCACCATCGCAATAACCGATCTTGATCTTCACAACGCCGGTATAATTCAGCGTGTAATCAACACCCAAGTTGAACTTCACGTAGCTGCCGGAAGCGGCTCCGTGGGTTGCTGGCGTGCCATCACATCCCAAGCGAATTTGGGTATAAGGATCAATCGCGCCGCCTGAGTTCGCCACAGTCCAGGAACGGGCTGATGGTGCGAACAATTGCCCGCCATTATGGTGCAATGCTGGTTCGTTCACAAACTTGATGTCCACGAACGAAATCTCCGATACGGGAAGTTTTACATTGCTGATAGTGAAGGTTCGCCAATCGGTCTGCGTTCCGCCAAAACGGTATGACGTAACCGAAAGTGGGTTCCCACAATCCTTCGGCATCCGTCGGCACTGGATGCAGGACTGCGTGCTGCAGGTAAACGTTTGGTTCCCCTGCTTAAACGTCCCAACCCACGTAATGCAAACATTCCCCGTAGCATTGGTAGCCGTGGTTTGGATATTCAGGCTCATCGGATTCAACATCGTGCAAGCGGTGTTGAAATTGAGCGTTCCGCTGGTGGTCCCGTTAATGCTTGCCGGGGTTGTGGAAAGGATGTTACACATAGCCGAGGAGACTGAGTTCACAACCCCTCCCGTTACTGTGTAGCTTAGTGACTGCAACGAAGCCCCATCGGCGTTACTGATATTCAATCTTGTTTCACAGCATTCACCTTCCTGTTCAGGAGAGCTAAACAACTGCTCGCAAGTCGGCTTCTTACAATTCAGGAAAGAGTAGGAATATGCCATGTTTGGCTCAACATCAACAATGTATCCATCCGGTGTACTTGCTGTCCAGCCAGCTTGCTGAGTCTCAGTAATTAAGTACCTGCCAGGAGCTGGAACATCTATGGTTGTGCAGCCCCGTCTGGCCGTTGTCACGGTTTGGTTGAAGCTGCTATCGCTCAGTCCTTTGATATTCATCGCCCAACCGGGCATTGATTCATCGCCGTCATCAATAATCCCATCACAGTTTTTATCCCAGTATTTGCAAAGGTTAATTTGGGAGGTAGCATTGCAAGGGCAACGTGGTGAAGTTAAGGATAGATTGTTGCTGCTAACGGAACCTACTATTTGAAGGGAAGTTGGGGAGCCGCCATCGTTCGTAACCAGTACCTGCAAGCAATATTCACCGGGATCTAATTTTACTGTGCTGCTAAAATGCTGATATGCATAAAAGCTAAAGGAAGTCATAGTAGGAACTATTGTTGCTACCACAGCATTCGTGCTACTATTTAACAAGTTGACTGTAGCAGCGTTATCAACTATGATGTCTAAGTCGAAGGTTATGCTATCTGATTTGCTTACACAAATCTGGCAGCGACGATAGTCGTAAATGCCACTAGGTAGGTTCCAAGTAGTCATATCCTGCACTGGTTGTAATGTGCGTGCGCCAGTCCCATTATATCCAAATAGCGTAACCCAGGGACGTCCATTAAATGCTCCATTGTTGGGGCTTGAAACAATATCCCAAAATTGATCCTGTACCTGTGCGGGCGTTAGGGCTGCTTGTCCATTGACAGGGTATAACGCCCCCGTAGTTGCATTGTACCCCGTACTAATATTTAGCCTATTTGTTGAGCAAGCTTTGATTGAATCAGGGTAACAATCGGGGCGGATTTGTGTCCGTGCTACTAATGCTCCTTGAACGTTCAAAAAATCAACCGTGTAGAGAGGGAAAACACCGCCTCCCATTGGTGAAATAGCTGCTAATTTGAACGCAGTTAGTGTCGGGTACATTGAAATTGGTGCACGATAGAATTCAATAGATGAGCCAATCGGCAACGCTGAATACCCTGGGGCAACCGATGCCACCAGCGTTGTCATTGTTGGAATCGATGGAGTAATTCGTATTGATAAGACATCGGTTCGAGCATTTGTGATATACAACTCGGCCGCACATCCAAATTGATTCCGCGTGAGTTGTACTGATACTGATACCCCAGAAGAAAGTTGTCCCCAGGCCTGAGTGCTACTACACACAGCCAAGATAGCGAAGGCCATCAGCAGGTGGAGTCTTCTCCATCTATGCATGAATAGTGCTATCGGTTTTCGGGTAATTGGTTGCTGTCTCATGATGGTTTCCCCCTTTCGTTTTTTCGTTAGGTTCGCGTCAGTCAAAGTTCTCCCATTGATCTCCGAATATCAGCGGGATCACGATGACGTTGTTGGTGGTAAATATCCGGTCAGTTCAGCGACTGTCAGCTGATCTGATGTTGTCCATGGTGTGGTACGTAGGACGTTTTTTCGTTAGGTTCGCGTCAGCCAAAGCTCTCCCATTGATCTCCGAATATCAGCGGGATCACGATGGCGTTGTTGGTGGTAAATGTCCGGTCAGTTCAGCGACTGTTAACTGATCTGATGTTGTCCATGGTGTGCGTAGGACGTTTTTTCGTTAGGTTCGCGTTGGTCAAAGTTCTCCCATTGATCTCCGAATATCAGCGGGATCACGATGACGTTGTTGGTGATAGATGTCCGGTCAGTTCAGCGACTGTTAACTGATCTGATGTTGTCCGTAATACAATGGGCGGACGGTTTGTACACTCTTCTCATAAAAAATCTTCTTTGTTTATCTCTGACAAATATCGTTATTAGCAAATAGGAGCAAGGATACTGGGTTATACTGGGTTTTTGTTGTGGGGTAGATATTGCCTTGCTGAACGCCTGCAAATATGCGTTGTTGGTGACTGGGAGCAAGGGTACTGGGTTGTACTGGTTTTTGTTGTGGGGTAGATATTGCCTTGCTGAACGCCTGCAAATATGGTTGTTGATGAATAGGAGCAAGGGTACTGGGCTATACTGGTTTTTTCATTGCGCAGTATGGTGTTGGCATTGCCTTGCTGAACGCCTGCAAATATGGTTGTTGGTGAATAGGAGCAAGGGTACTGGGCTATACTGGTTTTTTCATTGCGCAGTATGGTTGTTGGCATTGCCTTGCTGAACGCCTGCAAATATGGTTGTTGGTGAATGGGAGCAAGGGTACTGGGCTATACTGGTTTTTTTCATTGCGCAGTATGGTGTTGGCATTGCCTTGCTGAACGCCTGCAAATA encodes:
- a CDS encoding T9SS type A sorting domain-containing protein; this encodes MTTLVASVAPGYSALPIGSSIEFYRAPISMYPTLTAFKLAAISPMGGGVFPLYTVDFLNVQGALVARTQIRPDCYPDSIKACSTNRLNISTGYNATTGALYPVNGQAALTPAQVQDQFWDIVSSPNNGAFNGRPWVTLFGYNGTGARTLQPVQDMTTWNLPSGIYDYRRCQICVSKSDSITFDLDIIVDNAATVNLLNSSTNAVVATIVPTMTSFSFYAYQHFSSTVKLDPGEYCLQVLVTNDGGSPTSLQIVGSVSSNNLSLTSPRCPCNATSQINLCKYWDKNCDGIIDDGDESMPGWAMNIKGLSDSSFNQTVTTARRGCTTIDVPAPGRYLITETQQAGWTASTPDGYIVDVEPNMAYSYSFLNCKKPTCEQLFSSPEQEGECCETRLNISNADGASLQSLSYTVTGGVVNSVSSAMCNILSTTPASINGTTSGTLNFNTACTMLNPMSLNIQTTATNATGNVCITWVGTFKQGNQTFTCSTQSCIQCRRMPKDCGNPLSVTSYRFGGTQTDWRTFTISNVKLPVSEISFVDIKFVNEPALHHNGGQLFAPSARSWTVANSGGAIDPYTQIRLGCDGTPATHGAASGSYVKFNLGVDYTLNYTGVVKIKIGYCDGDSCEIEYLWQPPRRIRYSDTIVQVRGDIRALNPRIFELGITPPDSAASMSIALGDEEAKILAVSAPPPDSTKDSTGNSTDTCPPWLKVQSKGNVVSYTPSESEGLGLGVKPRDWPRSIGACTVRVVFSPDPKKIKDPTTPVTLPVTVSFYDREGRLLGSVEKQAVAGISIDIPADVPAGMIPPIGSGMTIDIQPNPATSSATLTLGLLHSEVVSIVVTDMQGKEVQRIINSQTIQAGSHVLALSTNELVNGSYIVTARTMDGRTTTSVLKVVK